The genome window TCACCGAATCTCCaatcttcctccttcatcaactAGACTCTGTCTACCGTTTCGCTATACCTCAATTGTGCTCATCCCTAGCACTTTCGCAGTATTTCAACCCCGTCAACATTCCCATGGGTgcgacaacaacatcataCCCCGCTGAGGGGGACTGGCTGAAACACCAAAACATGATCAGATATGAATATCTGGTCAAAGACACGTCGCTCAAAGATTTGGTGATTTTGCTGAGAGCTCAGGGATTGCATGCAACGTTGGTTTATTATAGCCTTGATTTATAGGAATGTCTCTGACCAGATACTAGAAAAGCGCAGCTTGAATATAGGCTCAAGAGCTGGAATCTCAGCAAGAACATCGACAAGGAGACATGGCAATACATTGATCGGAAGATTAGAAAGCGCAAAGATGAAGGAAAAGACAGTGATGTCATACACTGTGGCAAGAGGTTGaaaaagctcaaggtcaCGAAAGAGACGAATCGTCATCGAGAAACCAATATTTTCGCTCGACTCAAAACGCGTTAGTAAATTCCGCATTTGATCATCAAGTTTTAAGTTAATCATATGCCGCAGCTCCGCCTTCTCCTACAAATCTACAGCTTAGCATTTGCACTCCACCGGCATTGCAGATGAGCTGTGACTGGCCGTTGTCTCTCCCGTGGATCAGCTTGCAAAATAGCAAGTGGAACAGTGAGTCATCTCAGAAGCAGCGTATGAATCTATCTTATAGCTATTGTAATAGTCACGATCAACTCTGTCGCTTCCAAGTGTATGGCATTGCAACATAATCATCAGGCTGATATTGCGACGTCACTGATGATGTCAATGTTGGCACCTGCCGAAGCTAACCACTCTGTCGCATTGTCTAAGCTGATAGCGGGTGCAAACAATGCGATACCGGAATGGTACCCTGGAGAGCACGAAGAGACTGTTCAGAATATGCTCGCTGGTCCCTCGTCCAAGTCTGCCTCTGAATGCTTCAAACTCATGGTATATATGATGTCAAACTCGATGCTGTTTCAGGATAGCAAACACCTAGAATTCATTTACAGCCTCGTGGGAAATGGAATTTTAGACACCTTGGCCGAATTCAAGAAACTCCGGAACGAGAGCCCAACCATCCGAGCATTTCTTGAAAAGCTCTTTCAATCAGCGATCAGAGAGGTCACATTAGCCACCATAACTAGCGACGGTATCGGCCTCTCAAAACCCCTGGCTCTCATCGAATGGCTCTTAGAAGTAGGGATAGACCCTAATTGCCATTGCCGTGGCGTCTTCCGTCAAAGCTCAGTCTTGGCCACGCCTATCCAGCAAGCAGTCAAAGCCGGTTCAATAGAGCTTGTCCAATTGCTTCTACGTTATCGCGCTCGGGCTGATATACCTCAATGCAGGACGAATGAAACAGCTTTCGTCAACCTGGTTCTCGAAAGCAAAGGTAGCGATGCAGGGAGATTACGGATGCTGAACTTGTTGTTTGATCATCAGTTCCTCAACAAAGATGAAATGCTCCGAGCAGCAATTAAATTGGGTGATACGGCATTGATGTGTCAGATACTGCAGTACGATCCCGATGTTACGAGTTACGAAACGGCATCGCTGCGCTGCGCTTACCGATTGGGACAAGCCCACGACTATAATTACTTGACAGACTCGTCAGCTCTTATGATGGCCGTTGAAGCTGGAGGTAGAATGGCGGATGTGATGCTAGATTACTTGCTGTTGATGGGCCAGCCTACACCTGCGACATTGGCAGACGCCTATATAGCCGCAGCCTATGGGGGCCATTATTCCATCATTTTGCGACTGGACGAGTTGAATTCTTTTGGAGCACCCTGCAACAGGAAAGGAATTACGCCTCTACAGGTAGCGGTAGCTGGTGGCAATCTAAGAGTGTGTGAACATCTCCTCGAGCGATACGGGGGCTTATCAACCGAGTTGTTGTTTATCGCGGTGGAAAGTCTGCACACAGATGTGCTACAATTACTGATCGACTATGGAGGCAACCCCAACAACCCAATTTGTGAATACAACTTCGACTTGTACCATTTTCTTGACCTGCCTTTTGGCCAATACGAATTGCCGAGCACCATACTCAGTATTTTGATTCATGAGAGCATCGAAGAACTTCCTGTGAATAAAAGCATCCTAACACTGATCCAGAATGGAGCCTGTCTTTCGCGGGGCGACGTATCGGGGCTTTCACTTTCTGGTCTTCATGAATGTTTAGAAGCTGCCCTTTCTGTTGGTGGCAATCCGAACGATGAAGATGCAGGTAAGCGCACCGCACTTCAATGTGCTTTGGACGATTTGCGGTTCAATGGTACGGAATTTCCCGTTGTTGAGCTTTTGATCCAAAGAGGAGCGAAGCTCAGTGGCGGAGAAGTTGTTAGAGCTATTGAAATTCGAAATAAAGATCTAATACTGTATCTTTTACGTCACGGTGGAACTTTGACTGATGTTGACGGAGCTGGAAGAGGTTGTCTCGAAGCCGAGATAAAAGCACGAAATGATCCATTCCTGCAGGAAGCTCTTGAAATGCAAGACTTCGCTATTGACGCCGGGCCATTCTGTGCGGCGATATGTGTAAAGGACTGGGCACTTGTTGGAAGGCTCTTTGAACGGACTCATAAGCCGACAAGCTGCCACGTATTGGAGGGAACTGCCGTAGGCTTGGCCGCCAGGGCGGGCCAACTTGAGATCCTGGGCAGGCTTCTCAACCGATTCACTCACTCGTCCGTATTATTTTCCGCAATCTTGCCCTTCGAGCTCTATGAAGGGCATATCACACGATGTGGGCTGTTCAGCCTAGGTATTGGTTATTGGCGCACAGCAGAATATCATTCTGGGTCGATTATTATCGAGGCAAGCCCTCTTACGTTGGCCGCTCTTGATGGTGATACATGTGGTTTCAGGGAACTCCTTCGCCGTGGTTGCCGTATGGATAGAGTGGCCTGGGATGTTATCGTGGACAGTGATAAGTCTTCTGGCTATGTGAAACTACTGAGAAAGTTTGGCTGCGGTCTTGGGTCTTCCACGAAATACGACTCAGAGTTGGAATCGGCATTGTGCAAGGCAATCAGAGGGAGAAAGACTGACATGGTGAAATATTTGGTGGAAATGGGAGCAGATGTCAACGAATTTGACATACATACAGCTGCACGCGTATCTCCCCTTCAGTGCGCTACGATGGAAGGGAATATAGATATGGCCATATATCTTCTTGACAATGGAGCAAATATAAATGCCCCCCCAGCATACAACAAAGGCGCAACTGCTCTTCAATATGCCACCATACACGGCTATATTGGTTTTGCACGGCATCTGATCCAGCTCGGTGCCAATGTAAACGCCAGAGGGTCGATCAGATTCGGCAGGTCTGCTTTGGAGGGAGCAGCGGAACATGGGAGGCTTGACATGCTGGCACTACTTGTCCATTATGGCGCTGTTACGACTGGTATTGGTCGTCAACAATTGATCAATTCAGTGGTCTTTGCCCAGCAGCAGGCTCATAACACTGCAGCTGATTGGCTGAAGAAGGAATGCGGTTGGTCTGACGAAGATCAGCATCatttgttgtttgttgacGCCGCTGCTGATTATCCTGTGGGAAAATGCATCAGGGCGTATTGTTGCGACCAATACCATGACGGCGATACTCAGTGCGTTTATCACTAtactgaggaggaggaacaagCCCATTATGATGACTGCGAGCGCTGTGAGGAATTTGAAGATGACTTGGACGATAGCAACGAAAGCAACTTGTCAAGTGAGGACGAGGATATGGATTCGAGGTTAGGGGAGAATGATCAAGAGACTGGGCAAAGCCCGGATGTTATGGAACCATGCAATTAGATATCACTTATCAGAGTCTTTTTATCCAATTTGCTGATGTTTCCCAAAATAGTGGCAGTAAGGTCACGGCGGCGCAAAGAGGCTTGAAGTCTCAACGCAATCGATTTTAAGCATATCTCGTCAATGATACATTTCGCCCAAACCTTACTGGTAGAGTGGCTGCAATGCGCCATAGAGGGGTATCCCAATAAATGACTCGCCTCATGCCCCTCAGTTTACCATCCTTCTGCCATTCTCGACCTTGCCGCGATCCTCAGCAGTATGGTAGCCCTGTGGCTTCTCCTGGGCCTTCTCGCCCTAATCGCAGGGAGCACTGCCAACGACCCCTGCGAAACATATCTTGGATCAAGTGCCACTGATATCATTCGTACCAGCACGACGACTCGGAAGGGAACGATAACAGTAACGGATAAGATTATCATTGAAACCTTTTCTCTCACGAAGCCTAATACTAGACTGACCCGGGTGAATGTCACGGATGGGACTGCCAGTCAACGTAACAGCACTGTCTTTATCACCACTACATCTACCATCACAGTGACATCTACGAAGCTGGCTAAAGTCACTGCAAGCCATGAAGCCAAGATAGCCACCATCACGGTTACCAGTACATATTACAGTCTACACTTTTGCTCATTATTACTGACGTCGCATCAAAGATCCGAACTTTATCAACCGAACAGAAACCGTGACAAAGACAGAGACGAACAGGAATACCGTCACGGCCACGACATATTTTACCACGACGATCGGACGACGGCCTGGCTTTACCGCCATTAGAGATAATATGGAAAGGATATCTTCTGAGCTACAGGAGACTACTACATCGGTCGGGCTTGCCGCTAAGCTGTTCTCCCATGTTGTATCAGTAACCTGCACTGATAATCTACCGATAAAGAAGACCGTGACCACCACGAGCTTCAGAGCGCAGACTCAAAGGCTTCCTAAGTTTTCTACTTCGACAACCACGGTGATGGTCTGGACGAATATCAACGAGACGCAATATCCTCCTGGCCTTGCTACCACGGTGACTACTACTGTTCATCCCACCCAGACTGCACTTATCAACGTGACTAAAACTATCACAGTCGATGGGACTGGTAAGTATGACATTACATATCATCCTCTGCATAGCTAATGTGCGCAAAGTAACACTGGAGAGATGGATTCCCCAAAAGACGCACTACCAAGTCTGCGACCGGAACGGTTCCAACTACCTCTCCTGGGTGCCAGGATCGAGTCAGTCAGACAAACGCATGATCAACGAATTCTCCCGCCAAGACCACGAATTTAACCCCACCGAAATAAAAGTCGACGACGCCATCGCCTGCTGCAACGAGTGTATGAAGCGCAAATACTGCCGCGTCAGTTTCTGGGGACGACCCCCGGGCGCAAAACGCGTAGCACCGCCTTCATGCTACGTATACGTGACCATCAGAAGGGAGCAGTGCATGGACAGGGCTCAGCCGCTGTATGCAAGGTACTTGGCCGACAAGCAGGTGTCGGACTCGAGTGTTGAGCCGTGGTTTATTCTTAGTAATGGGCCGTGTGGACAGTTGAAGTTTGGCGGGGTGAAGGGTGATAAATGGCATAAGCCGATGAAGCATGATGGCTTTGATAGATGGAATGTTCAGGGGTATGAAAtggagaaatggaagaaTACGGATAAAGATTATGTATGAATAAATCTGCATTAGCTTAGCGCCAAACATTGAGGCTGTCACTCTGGCGCAAATCAACAGTCTCGGTGATCTTCAACATGCGTAAAATGAATTTTCGGATATCCGTAGTATCGAGGGAGTCAGCAATCACAAGCTTATCATGACGCACTAAAGTCTCGGGAAACGCCAAGAAGACCGAAAGGATTCTCCCGTGGCCAATCAAGTGAAGCTGACGTTTCTGACAGCATTCCCCGGGCGCTAGAGGAATCTGTGCTTACGCTGTTCGACGGATATCCGATTCCCGCGAATAGGGCTGACTTTAAGATGATAATTGTCAGAAGTGACAGTTATGAGTGCGAGTGAAGTGGTATTAAAGTGAGGGGTATCTTCATCGAAatcaatatcatcatcaacaacctcatcgaCATTCAGCATCTACAACGAgactcaacaccaaactttactatttataactacCAATTTAATACATCAACATATTCACAGCAGTGAAACATTATCCAAAATGGTCGCAATCAACACAATCAAGAAATCCAACCGATCAGTCCTCCCCCAGTCCCTTCCCCAGAATCTCACAGCGGTTTTCCTCGGCGCCACATCCGGTATTGGCCGCAGCACAATCAAGCAGCTCGCCATCGCTACCGATAACAAATCACCAACAATTTACATCGTCGGTCGCAGCACTTCAGCCGCTACGCCACTTATCGCAGAACTGAGACAGAGTAACTCATCCGCCACAATTGAATTCATTGAACGCGATATTTCTCTCGTCAAGGAAGCAGACACCGCGGTGAAGGAGATTGCCAAGCGTGAGACCAAGGTTGATATTTTGTTCATGTCTGTTGGATTCATGTCTTTTGAAGGTCGAAAAGGTAAATAACCTCCTCAATCAATCACAATGGCCATTTACTAACATTTTCCAGAAACCAAGGAAAGGCTAGAACCATCTCTGACGACCCGCTTCTACAGCCGCGTCAGAGCCATCCAAGtcctcctccctctcctcaacaacagcccGAACCCCCACGTCACCAACATTCTCGcaggaggccaagaaggtccCCTCATTGAAGATGATCTCGATCTCTCCAAACCAGGCAACTTTGGTGTCGCGTCAGCCGCTCAACAAGCAGCCACCAtgctcaccctcaccctcgaGCGCTTCGCCAAAGAAAACCCCAAGATCAGCTTCGTGCACGCCTTCCCCGGTTTGACAGCTACACCACTTCTCTCTCGTGGTTCAAGTGGTATAATTGGATTTCTGCTCCAGTGGATTGTTACGCCGCTTGGAGGGTTGTTTTTTGCTAGTCCTGAGGATGTTGGTGCGAGGGCGTTGTTTTATGCGACTAATGCGAGATATACTGTtgatgagagtgagaagGGAGCGACACCTATTCCTCAGGGGTTGAGTAAGGCGGCGAGATCGGCGGGTGGTGTGTTTTTGGTTGATAATAAGAGTGAGGCTGCAGATAATGAGAAGGTTTTGGTTGGGTTGAGGGAGGAGATGGCTGAGAAGGTACGGGCTCATGTGGACTCGGTCTTTGAGAGAGTGATTCAGGAATAGTGAGAAGAGATTTGTGGAGGAGAATGATGATTGGGAGTGATGGAGTTTGGATCATATCATAGGCGCAATTAGAATGAATTTTCTTTACTTAGCAATAATAACAGTACTGGCTTCTAGAATTCTCCTTTGCATACATACGAGTAACACAGTCTCTAGAATTGTCAAGTAATGCAATCTGGAATGAACTACATTAGCTGTTTGCAGTTTGCTAAACAATATGGCGACACTTGAGATTGTCGCCCTTCGGGTCCGGGGGCCCGTGGAGTCGATGCCGAGGAACCACGGTGGCGCGGGATGTCTACATGCGCCTTAACAGCACGTCACGTAATATGGGCTGATTTCTGTTAGAGGTAGAGTCTCGGTGCCGCGGGGAATCTAATCACTATGAATCATCAAGGCGATTACCCTAAAACAGCCTAGATCCATTCCTTTGACTCACCTCAATTGCCCAATCACATTGGCCGAATTGGAGCTGCACTTGCGACAATACCTACAGGCTACATTACATGATTCTATAAAGGTTGCATGCTCTGCCTGTCATTCCAGTCATTAAAACACAATCAGCAAGAACACTCGCAAGACTCAAGTGTCAGAAAGCATCAAACAGCCTTCATTTTCAACACTCGACTACCCATTCTCATGCTAGGAGCAACAGCCACCACTACTGCAACAACTACTACCTCTATGCCCCTCTTATTCACCGAAGAAATCAGCCCTCTAACACCATACATCATGTCTATCAACGACTCTGCTCCGGCACCTCAATCGTTCACACCAGGGCAATGCCTCTTCTGCCCCTCTGTCTACCCGACACTAGCCGAGAGCATCATTCACATGCAAACTTCACATGGCCTCTTCGTCCCATATAAGCAACACCTCTTGGTAGATCTCGAGACATTGTTTAGATATCTACATCTTGTTATCTATGGGTATCGAGAATGCATACACTGTGGAACAAGCAGGACAACAGCCCAGGCAGTGCAGCAGCATATGATGGGTAAAGGCCATTGCAAGTTTGACGTGTCGGAAGGATCAGAATTTGCCGACTTTTACGACTTTTCAcgccaagatcttgataCAGAAGATGATTTTCTgagtgaagatgatgaagacgagttTGAGGGCGCAGGACCGAAGCTGGACCGGAAGCCCCTACAGGTTGATCGGGACTCGATCCGTCTTCCATCCGGCCGGCTCATCTCCAAAAAGTTATCAGCGCAAGTTGAGCCATCAGTCTCACAGATACGCGAGCGCAAGCGGACGTCTAGATCTCAATTCGAGTACTCTTCTGTCGAAGCCGGAGACGAAGGTCCTATGCATGAGGAGTCTGTACCAGAGACTTCCGACACAAGGGTTTTATCGAGACGAGAAAGACGGCAGAAGGCTACTGTTACATATCAGCTTGCCAATATGAGTGCCGGCGACCGTAGCGCTTTGATGCACCTGTCTGCATCCGAGCAGCGTTCATTGATCGCAACTCAGCACAGATTTACGGAAAAGGTTCAGAAGGAGGAGAGTCGAAGGCAGCGAAGGATTGATCGCAAGGGGAACAAGAATCTGTATGCTTATTGGCATACAGAAACTCCAGTGTATCAGTGTGGATAGTCAAATCAGCTGAACGTGATTTTATTTCAATCTAGTCAAGATCTAAGTGGTCTACGTTCACATGTCATAGTCTCCATCGAGATGATATGCATCAATCCTCTATACAGACAACTCCTCCAACATTTATACAAGTGACCATAAGTACTCCGCCACAGGATCCTTCCAAACCAAAAGACAACCCGTCTCATTAATCACTGGTGTAAACGGCGGCTGCGAAAAGATCGCACGAGTCTCATACCCCTCCATCGTAAAAATAGACCCGGGCCCGCTGATAAGAGAAGGCATAAGAACCAGAATAGTCGGCATAATCATGAGCATAAACATCATGAAAAGAACAATCATAAAAGCCAGCACTACCAGGGCAGCTGGGATGATGGTCCAGAGAGTATGCAGACTTTTAAAGCCTGGTCCCTTGTACGTATTCGAGATAATGAAGAATAATGCGAAATAGGCTGCAACGAGCAGATAAAATACCGGCAATGAAATCTGGAGTGAGAATACGCCGGTGAATTCTCTATAGATCCCTTGGTATGCCTCGGACAGGAAGTTCAACGGTATAGACTCGCCTTTGTATGTTGACGATAAAACGCACGCTAGCCACGTAGCAGCTGATGTAGCGGAGCCAATATCTGAAGCGTAGAGGATCTGATACCAGCTCGGACAACGGCGCGAATCACCGCGGCAGAAGATAACAGCTGGGTCTGGTTTGTACTCTGGGATGTACAGCGTTTCCGGCATCTGTCCAAAGCCGGGAAGTTCGAGGAGCAGGGCGAGAGATAGTATCGAAACAGCGGCGCCGCCGACGGATAGCTCGAATGTTCGATGATCAAGGACTGTAAGTGCATCCCAGCCATGAAGATTCTTTCGCCGCTGGTAGAGAAATACCGTAGCGGCGAACTGGAACAGTGTTGcaaagatggcgatggctCTGCCAAGTCGTATCCAAGCACTTCCAAAGCGAGATTGCGCAGCTTCCAATGAGCCAGTGGGCGTTCGACGTGATGAAGATTTCTTTCCGAATAGTGTATTCCATCGTCGAGCGTAGGTTtcaagatgaggagaaaGGGGTTTAGGCGATAGAGTGGCGTCGTAGATAAATGAAAGGTTGATAATAACGACACCGAG of Fusarium musae strain F31 chromosome 5, whole genome shotgun sequence contains these proteins:
- the TRI15 gene encoding C2H2 zinc finger transcription factor (EggNog:ENOG41) encodes the protein MSINDSAPAPQSFTPGQCLFCPSVYPTLAESIIHMQTSHGLFVPYKQHLLVDLETLFRYLHLVIYGYRECIHCGTSRTTAQAVQQHMMGKGHCKFDVSEGSEFADFYDFSRQDLDTEDDFLSEDDEDEFEGAGPKLDRKPLQVDRDSIRLPSGRLISKKLSAQVEPSVSQIRERKRTSRSQFEYSSVEAGDEGPMHEESVPETSDTRVLSRRERRQKATVTYQLANMSAGDRSALMHLSASEQRSLIATQHRFTEKVQKEESRRQRRIDRKGNKNLYAYWHTETPVYQCG
- a CDS encoding hypothetical protein (EggNog:ENOG41) encodes the protein MDTDICPDGDTRTEKEMVVKLIVAHFTAVVAFCNWQSLRNERLDTIEPVLFLLSPLIVTTQTALGVVIINLSFIYDATLSPKPLSPHLETYARRWNTLFGKKSSSRRTPTGSLEAAQSRFGSAWIRLGRAIAIFATLFQFAATVFLYQRRKNLHGWDALTVLDHRTFELSVGGAAVSILSLALLLELPGFGQMPETLYIPEYKPDPAVIFCRGDSRRCPSWYQILYASDIGSATSAATWLACVLSSTYKGESIPLNFLSEAYQGIYREFTGVFSLQISLPVFYLLVAAYFALFFIISNTYKGPGFKSLHTLWTIIPAALVVLAFMIVLFMMFMLMIMPTILVLMPSLISGPGSIFTMEGYETRAIFSQPPFTPVINETGCLLVWKDPVAEYLWSLV